A single window of Anomaloglossus baeobatrachus isolate aAnoBae1 chromosome 9, aAnoBae1.hap1, whole genome shotgun sequence DNA harbors:
- the RPL36A gene encoding LOW QUALITY PROTEIN: large ribosomal subunit protein eL42 (The sequence of the model RefSeq protein was modified relative to this genomic sequence to represent the inferred CDS: inserted 2 bases in 2 codons), producing the protein MVSAWSLMRELPLPVLSFTASAKMVNVPKTRRTYCKKCGXHQPHKVTQYKKGXDSLYAQGKRRYDRKQSGYGGQTKPIFRKKAKTTKKIVLRLECVDSNCRSKRMLAIKRCKHFELGGDKKRKGQVIQF; encoded by the exons ATGGTGAGCGCCTGGTCGCTTATGAGAGAACTTCCGCTTCCTGTTCTTTCCTTTACGGCGTCAGCCAAgatg GTGAACGTCCCCAAGACCCGGAGAACCTACTGCAAGAAATGTG AGCATCAGCCCCATAAAGTGACCCAGTACAAGAAGG AAGACTCCCTGTACGCACAAG GAAAAAGGCGATACGACCGCAAGCAGAGTGGTTATGGTGGACAGACCAAGCCGATCTTCCGTAAAAAG GCCAAGACCACCAAAAAGATTGTGCTGAGGCTGGAGTGTGTCGATTCAAACTGCCGATCCAAGAGGATGTTGGCCATCAAGAGATGTAAACACTTTGAGCTTGGTGGAGACAAGAAGAGAAAG GGACAAGTTATCCAGTTTTAA